The proteins below come from a single Malus domestica chromosome 03, GDT2T_hap1 genomic window:
- the LOC103432559 gene encoding nuclear transcription factor Y subunit B-5: MVDNIGNNNSSADREGFKYNFTGGSSNVSSDYHHHLHNQEGVIKEQDRLLPIANVGRIMKQILPPNAKISKEAKETMQECVSEFISFVTGEASDKCHKEKRKTVNGDDICWALATLGFDDYAEPLKRYLHRYRELEGEKAAHQGKANSNEEKAEVSPPRTRFPTAAADMSNPPYMERGNSSLSRRF, translated from the coding sequence ATGGTTGATAATATAGGAAACAATAATTCATCAGCTGATAGAGAAGGGTTTAAGTACAATTTCACAGGTGGTAGTAGTAATGTCTCTAGTGATTATCACCACCATCTTCATAATCAAGAGGGGGTCATCAAGGAACAAGATCGGTTGCTTCCAATTGCTAATGTTGGGCGGATCATGAAGCAGATTTTGCCCCCCAATGCAAAAATCTCGAAAGAAGCCAAAGAAACCATGCAAGAATGTGTTTCTGAGTTCATAAGTTTTGTGACTGGAGAAGCATCTGACAAGTGCCACAAAGAGAAGCGCAAGACAGTGAATGGGGATGACATTTGCTGGGCTCTGGCAACTCTTGGATTCGATGATTACGCGGAACCGCTGAAGAGGTACTTGCATAGGTACAGAGAATTGGAAGGAGAGAAGGCTGCTCACCAAGGTAAGGCTAATAGTAATgaggaaaaagctgaagtttCACCACCAAGGACAAGATTTCCTACAGCGGCAGCAGATATGTCTAATCCTCCATATATGGAAAGGGGAAATAGCTCGCTCTCCCGGCGATTTTGA